A genomic region of Desulfatibacillum aliphaticivorans DSM 15576 contains the following coding sequences:
- a CDS encoding TolB family protein, which translates to MKNVHTHNRLQAAKAMAILACAFLAFCALCSPACAGGVKTGDIVFAANAQDQWNLWVIEPETKYLSQLTRTTQTERFPAVRPGGKHIAYVSGRKQIRIMDSLTGEADTVNLPLGIYAQPTWAPAGFELAFVEYTAVPADAAEIFSIKKEGDIFRLPEKITKFPPMMTFPSYSPDGKLMACASFKRDPVLGVIEEIIVIDLKTGSQSQLTHDGADSFFPVWSPDGSKLAYTSNLEGNFDIWAVSYPKGEKTRLTRSPSYDGEPSWSPDGSRIAFISSRSGHREIWTIDAGGADSRQVTELKSTCSHPCWVK; encoded by the coding sequence ATGAAAAACGTCCATACTCATAATAGGCTGCAGGCTGCAAAGGCCATGGCCATTCTGGCGTGCGCCTTTTTGGCCTTTTGCGCTTTATGCAGCCCTGCCTGCGCCGGAGGAGTGAAGACCGGGGATATTGTTTTCGCCGCAAACGCCCAGGATCAATGGAACTTGTGGGTTATCGAGCCCGAGACTAAATACCTAAGCCAATTGACCCGCACCACGCAGACCGAACGATTTCCAGCGGTCCGTCCGGGCGGCAAGCATATAGCCTACGTAAGCGGCCGCAAGCAGATCAGGATCATGGACTCCTTGACGGGAGAGGCGGACACCGTCAATCTGCCTTTAGGCATTTACGCCCAACCCACGTGGGCTCCCGCCGGGTTTGAACTGGCCTTTGTGGAATACACGGCCGTCCCGGCGGACGCTGCGGAAATATTTTCAATAAAAAAAGAGGGCGATATCTTCCGGCTGCCGGAAAAGATAACCAAGTTTCCGCCTATGATGACCTTTCCCTCCTACTCCCCGGACGGCAAGTTAATGGCTTGCGCCAGCTTTAAACGAGATCCTGTATTGGGAGTCATCGAGGAGATTATTGTTATTGATCTTAAAACCGGTAGCCAAAGTCAGTTGACCCATGATGGGGCGGACAGCTTTTTTCCCGTATGGTCGCCTGATGGAAGCAAGCTGGCCTATACTTCCAACCTGGAGGGCAATTTCGACATTTGGGCGGTTTCCTACCCCAAGGGAGAAAAAACCCGTTTGACCCGGAGCCCCTCCTACGACGGGGAGCCTTCATGGAGCCCGGACGGTTCGAGGATCGCTTTTATATCCAGCCGTTCCGGCCATCGTGAAATCTGGACGATTGACGCCGGCGGCGCTGACAGCCGCCAGGTGACGGAATTAAAAAGTACATGCTCACACCCCTGTTGGGTAAAATGA
- a CDS encoding RHS repeat-associated core domain-containing protein: protein MHSQTIKRALALVLVLFMCFMYQARVARAYDAPWDSGHNTTTYPDPPPDGPPGPDPGPPDPPDPPDPPPPDPPEPPDPPPKDPPEPPKPECKPDCNNTCKPDGTKSPVYVDTGDFTLGFVDLDIAGVGPALRLSRVYHSQERFNGPFGYGWVSNLTAKLIKTESAEGVTVIIRQGNGVRLEFDKYADGTYVPKSSAVTDTLTENPDGTYYLNCPACSAGLSRPSYLFNAQGNLDKVEDILGNSLTFTYDANGAMQTATSSASGRKLTFTVNDAGKIATVKDDLNRQWTYTYDLLDNLVSVSDPLNYSIKYTYDENHNLVSVVDKNGNTIWVITYDDDDKCTSYGRPGAIFYYEYFTGYTEKTDPLNNKYTYYFDSNGNVTKSVLPDGTEILTEISANVWPSKITDGNGGETSYTYNSYGQILTETDALGYVTTYTYDPVFQKIATKTDARGNTWTNTYDGSGNLIELRDPLSCTTTFTWNSAGQMLTRTDGENNTWTYTYDDAGNQTSITNPDGEQSTFTYDDLGRMVTKTDFRGNTWTTTYDLLSRVTDIEDPDGNHQTFTYDGNGNRVTSTDPRGATTTFTYDVEGRKTSITDSLGNSTTFTYDVLGNVLTETDPRGNTKTWTYNDRKQKETVTDAFGTTSFTYDPMGRKLTKIDARGKTWSYTYDLVGNLLTETDPLGNTVSYEYDGVRNRIKTTDGEDNVTYYEYDAVGNQTKVIIKITDTDPEADEDDIVSTRVFNCIGQRISETNPLDETTIFDYDFRNNVITETNSLGEIKAYSYDENGNKLSFTTVTGNVIQYTYDKLNRLKTVGDTSGLFETYEYDANGNKTKITVADGAHQTVTYTPFNKPETLTDARGNTTSYVYDEAYNLVKVTNRLGLVTTQEYDAANRLISVTDPLSHTASLEFDAVGAMVKMTDDKGAETEYIYDDAGRLRVVEYANGSSKSVTYDGANRIISKTDQNGTLIQYERDEVGRITARIYPDSSQYDYTYDELGRLLTATNNYGTVTMTYDAAGRILSADQAGTVTTYSSDVISRTRTINYSSGVSVVEAYTLRDKLESVGYEGGATIASWDYDSVSRPITRTLGNGLEIEYSYNQIGWITGISHKSAGSEFLGALYGYDHEGNRLYALRTDMAALSQQFTYDNAQRLTEFRRGPPNDSHEIPSPDFEKDWTLDSLGNWTSVTTNSVTENRTPNVMSQYTDVGGTSYSYDSNGNLINDGVYTYTYDYENQLTKVTRNSDSQVMAEFTVDALNRRVKKVAGGVTTEYIYDDSRVIEEKVSGVVTAHYVYGMRLDEPVLMHRGVQDLYYHADVLGSTIALTDSTGAVVETYRYTPYGQVSFFDGNGSSISQSNESNPFLFTGQRYDEETGLYYYRARYLHPELGRFLNPDPKGFVDGMNLYEYAMSNPARYVDPRGTATEECSGASFSFDGALLKKYLPDFVAKRMGEPTVAFNYKACKKCCGEGTKHKGEYRVDKELSLEVSWSGDTGYIQTPWGVSWDIDNWLFTSKGFIGLVAQVSWGVSGSVAGATDNCNDSYSAKGCINGSLTLAALFGASMEEKDSGWVKAHVSGSVTGAVNLCLEGSSSGLKLTFGGSIGGAIKGTVGIWKFTYEQTFYEINRPFGPLTIFGG, encoded by the coding sequence ATGCATAGCCAAACCATAAAACGAGCTCTGGCATTGGTGCTGGTACTCTTCATGTGCTTCATGTACCAGGCCAGGGTGGCCAGGGCCTACGACGCCCCATGGGACTCGGGCCACAACACGACCACTTATCCGGATCCTCCGCCCGACGGACCTCCCGGCCCGGACCCGGGACCGCCTGATCCTCCCGATCCTCCGGATCCGCCTCCGCCCGATCCTCCGGAACCGCCGGATCCGCCGCCCAAAGATCCGCCGGAGCCGCCCAAGCCGGAGTGCAAACCCGACTGCAATAATACGTGCAAGCCGGACGGCACCAAGTCCCCCGTGTACGTGGACACCGGCGACTTCACCCTGGGTTTTGTGGATTTGGATATCGCCGGAGTAGGGCCGGCCCTGAGGCTTTCGCGGGTGTATCACTCCCAGGAAAGATTCAACGGCCCGTTCGGCTACGGCTGGGTTTCCAACCTGACCGCCAAACTGATTAAAACCGAAAGCGCTGAAGGCGTTACGGTCATTATTCGCCAGGGCAATGGGGTGCGCCTGGAGTTCGACAAGTATGCCGACGGAACTTACGTCCCAAAGTCTTCAGCGGTTACGGATACTTTGACCGAAAATCCGGACGGGACCTATTACCTGAACTGCCCGGCTTGCTCAGCCGGTCTGTCCAGGCCGTCTTACCTCTTTAACGCCCAGGGAAACCTGGACAAGGTTGAGGACATACTCGGCAACTCCCTGACTTTCACCTACGACGCTAACGGCGCCATGCAAACGGCGACCAGTAGCGCCTCCGGAAGAAAGTTGACCTTCACCGTTAATGATGCGGGAAAAATCGCAACGGTCAAGGATGACCTGAACAGGCAATGGACCTACACCTACGACCTGCTCGATAACCTGGTCAGCGTATCCGATCCGCTTAACTACAGCATCAAATACACCTACGACGAAAATCATAACCTGGTTTCCGTGGTGGATAAAAACGGCAATACCATCTGGGTGATAACCTATGATGATGACGACAAATGCACGTCCTACGGGCGGCCGGGCGCAATCTTTTACTATGAGTATTTCACCGGCTACACCGAGAAAACCGACCCGCTGAACAATAAGTATACTTATTACTTTGACAGCAACGGAAACGTAACCAAAAGCGTTCTGCCCGACGGAACCGAAATCCTCACCGAAATCAGCGCCAATGTCTGGCCCTCCAAAATCACGGACGGCAACGGCGGAGAAACCTCATACACCTATAATAGCTACGGGCAAATTCTGACGGAGACGGACGCCCTGGGCTATGTGACCACCTATACCTACGATCCCGTTTTTCAAAAGATCGCTACAAAAACGGACGCCCGCGGCAATACGTGGACCAACACCTACGATGGCAGCGGCAACCTGATTGAACTCCGCGATCCCCTGTCCTGCACCACCACCTTTACCTGGAACAGTGCAGGCCAGATGCTTACCAGGACCGACGGCGAAAACAACACCTGGACCTACACCTACGACGACGCCGGGAACCAGACTTCCATAACAAACCCGGACGGAGAACAATCCACCTTCACCTATGACGATCTTGGCCGCATGGTGACCAAGACGGATTTCAGGGGCAATACCTGGACGACAACCTACGACTTGTTAAGCCGGGTTACCGACATAGAAGACCCGGACGGAAACCACCAAACCTTTACCTACGACGGTAATGGCAACCGGGTGACTTCCACCGATCCCAGGGGCGCAACCACCACCTTCACCTACGATGTGGAAGGCCGCAAAACGAGCATTACGGATTCCCTGGGGAATTCCACCACCTTCACCTATGACGTTCTCGGCAACGTGCTTACGGAAACCGACCCCAGGGGAAACACCAAAACCTGGACGTACAACGACCGCAAGCAAAAGGAAACGGTCACGGACGCCTTTGGAACCACGTCCTTCACGTATGACCCCATGGGTAGAAAGCTGACCAAGATCGACGCCCGGGGTAAAACGTGGAGCTATACCTACGACCTGGTGGGCAACCTGCTTACCGAGACCGACCCGCTTGGCAACACGGTTTCCTACGAGTACGACGGCGTAAGGAACCGGATCAAGACCACGGACGGCGAGGACAATGTCACCTATTACGAATACGACGCGGTCGGCAATCAGACCAAAGTCATTATTAAGATAACGGATACGGATCCTGAAGCGGACGAGGACGACATCGTCTCCACCCGGGTGTTCAACTGCATTGGGCAGCGGATTTCAGAAACCAATCCTTTGGACGAAACCACGATTTTTGATTACGACTTCAGAAACAACGTAATTACCGAAACCAACTCCCTGGGTGAAATCAAGGCATACTCCTACGACGAAAACGGCAATAAGCTGAGCTTCACCACGGTCACGGGCAATGTTATTCAATACACCTACGACAAGCTGAATCGTTTGAAGACCGTGGGGGATACCAGCGGTCTGTTCGAGACCTACGAGTACGACGCCAACGGCAATAAAACAAAAATCACCGTGGCCGACGGCGCGCACCAGACCGTCACCTACACACCCTTTAACAAGCCTGAAACCCTGACTGACGCCAGAGGAAACACCACGTCCTACGTTTATGATGAGGCGTACAACCTGGTTAAGGTCACCAATAGGCTGGGGCTGGTCACCACCCAGGAATACGACGCGGCCAATCGCCTTATCTCCGTTACCGACCCCTTGAGCCATACCGCCAGCCTGGAGTTTGACGCGGTTGGCGCCATGGTGAAGATGACGGACGATAAAGGCGCCGAAACCGAGTACATCTACGATGACGCCGGGCGCCTGCGGGTTGTGGAATACGCGAATGGATCTTCAAAGTCCGTGACGTACGACGGGGCCAACCGGATCATCAGCAAGACCGATCAAAACGGAACGCTCATCCAGTACGAACGGGATGAGGTGGGCCGCATTACGGCGCGCATCTACCCCGACTCGTCGCAATACGACTACACATACGACGAATTGGGCAGGCTGCTGACCGCCACGAACAACTACGGCACGGTCACCATGACCTACGACGCCGCCGGACGCATCCTGTCCGCGGACCAGGCGGGAACCGTAACCACCTATTCCAGCGACGTCATCAGCCGCACCCGCACCATCAACTATTCTTCCGGGGTTAGCGTTGTAGAGGCCTACACCCTGAGAGACAAGCTGGAAAGCGTTGGCTACGAAGGCGGAGCGACCATCGCCTCGTGGGACTACGACTCGGTCAGCCGGCCCATCACCCGCACCTTGGGCAACGGCCTGGAGATTGAATACTCGTACAACCAGATCGGATGGATTACGGGGATCTCGCATAAAAGCGCGGGCTCGGAATTCCTCGGGGCCTTGTACGGCTACGACCATGAAGGCAACAGGCTTTACGCCCTGCGCACGGACATGGCGGCTCTTTCCCAGCAGTTCACTTACGACAACGCCCAAAGGTTGACGGAATTCCGGCGCGGCCCGCCAAACGACTCGCATGAAATTCCTTCTCCTGACTTTGAAAAAGACTGGACCTTGGACAGCCTGGGCAACTGGACCTCGGTGACAACCAACTCCGTTACGGAAAATCGCACCCCCAACGTCATGAGCCAATACACCGACGTTGGCGGAACGAGCTACTCCTACGACTCCAATGGCAACCTCATTAACGACGGAGTCTACACATACACCTACGATTACGAAAACCAGTTGACCAAAGTCACCCGGAATTCCGACTCCCAGGTGATGGCGGAATTTACGGTGGACGCTCTTAACCGCAGGGTGAAGAAGGTCGCCGGGGGCGTCACAACAGAGTATATATACGACGACAGCCGGGTGATAGAGGAAAAGGTCTCCGGCGTGGTCACCGCCCATTACGTGTACGGCATGCGCCTGGACGAACCCGTCCTCATGCATCGCGGCGTGCAAGACCTTTACTATCACGCCGACGTGCTGGGCTCCACCATCGCGCTGACCGACTCCACCGGGGCCGTGGTGGAAACCTATCGCTACACGCCTTACGGCCAGGTTTCCTTTTTTGACGGAAACGGCTCCTCCATCAGCCAATCCAACGAAAGCAACCCCTTCCTGTTCACCGGTCAGCGGTATGACGAGGAAACAGGCCTTTACTACTACCGCGCCAGGTATTTGCATCCCGAGCTTGGACGCTTCCTGAATCCCGACCCCAAGGGTTTTGTCGATGGCATGAATCTCTACGAATATGCCATGTCCAACCCTGCCAGGTATGTGGACCCCAGGGGCACGGCTACGGAGGAATGTTCCGGGGCGTCGTTCTCCTTTGACGGCGCGCTTCTGAAAAAGTATCTGCCGGACTTCGTCGCCAAGCGCATGGGCGAGCCCACAGTGGCCTTCAACTACAAGGCCTGTAAAAAATGCTGCGGAGAAGGCACCAAGCACAAAGGCGAATACCGGGTTGACAAGGAACTCAGCCTGGAAGTTTCCTGGAGCGGAGACACCGGCTACATTCAAACCCCCTGGGGCGTCAGCTGGGATATTGACAACTGGCTGTTTACCTCCAAGGGCTTTATCGGCCTGGTCGCCCAGGTTAGCTGGGGAGTTTCCGGCAGTGTGGCCGGAGCCACGGATAACTGCAACGACTCCTACTCCGCCAAGGGATGCATTAACGGCAGCCTGACGCTTGCGGCGTTGTTCGGGGCGTCCATGGAGGAAAAGGACTCGGGCTGGGTTAAAGCCCATGTTTCGGGCAGCGTCACGGGCGCAGTGAACCTATGCCTGGAGGGCTCCAGCAGCGGACTTAAGCTAACCTTCGGCGGAAGTATCGGAGGCGCCATCAAAGGCACCGTCGGCATCTGGAAGTTTACTTACGAGCAGACTTTCTACGAGATAAACCGACCATTCGGGCCATTGACGATTTTCGGAGGTTAA
- a CDS encoding DUF3592 domain-containing protein, protein MAPEEKKQTRLTPLFAVVAVVFGLALAGTVHQIIQQSAMSRQWQSVQGVVAKVSQDGWWNDQEKRRYYLEYSYTVQGRSYTGYRYHLREKSLKTYGGIQYRYKQGDPITVYYDPEDPGQAVLSREFLRDWFAGVSVLVGLLVFAVAVMLKESNDSRTADSVGATYDGASPLPNAPGVEDSGAVLKLNTGMSLMWKAGVPFFGGCFIGITPLLLLTDDVNPGWGLQQYGVICCAIWIGAAVLSLLISLGVSYTLYVDAHKKEIREESRVGFSKGEKTMAFSEVVEIRLYRELWRKENPLKNWIMFIQSQSGRSLNISRGYRDYQTPHADYLGAIKARIEYMIAK, encoded by the coding sequence TTGGCTCCTGAAGAAAAAAAGCAAACCCGGCTTACGCCCCTTTTTGCGGTCGTGGCCGTTGTATTCGGCCTCGCTCTCGCCGGGACCGTGCACCAGATTATTCAGCAATCCGCCATGAGCCGGCAGTGGCAGTCCGTGCAGGGCGTGGTTGCAAAGGTCTCCCAGGACGGCTGGTGGAACGACCAGGAAAAGCGGAGATATTACCTGGAGTATTCCTACACGGTGCAGGGGAGGTCATACACGGGGTACAGGTATCACCTTAGGGAAAAATCCCTCAAGACCTACGGCGGCATCCAATACCGCTACAAGCAGGGAGACCCCATCACGGTGTACTATGACCCGGAAGATCCCGGCCAGGCGGTTCTCAGCAGGGAGTTCCTGCGCGATTGGTTCGCGGGCGTTTCGGTGTTGGTCGGCCTGTTGGTGTTCGCCGTCGCTGTCATGCTTAAAGAAAGCAATGACAGCAGGACTGCGGATTCCGTGGGCGCCACGTATGACGGCGCTTCGCCTTTGCCCAATGCGCCGGGCGTGGAAGATTCCGGGGCCGTGCTAAAGCTCAACACAGGCATGTCCCTCATGTGGAAGGCGGGCGTTCCGTTCTTCGGCGGGTGTTTTATCGGCATAACGCCCTTGCTCTTGTTGACAGACGATGTCAATCCCGGCTGGGGCCTGCAGCAGTACGGCGTCATATGCTGCGCCATATGGATTGGCGCCGCCGTTCTTTCCCTGCTCATATCCCTGGGCGTTTCCTACACCTTGTACGTGGACGCCCATAAAAAGGAGATCAGGGAGGAGAGCCGCGTCGGCTTTTCAAAAGGCGAGAAAACCATGGCGTTTAGTGAAGTCGTGGAGATACGGCTTTATAGGGAGTTATGGCGGAAGGAGAATCCACTAAAAAACTGGATCATGTTCATCCAAAGCCAGTCCGGACGCTCTTTGAATATTTCAAGAGGATACCGGGACTACCAAACGCCCCATGCAGATTATCTGGGCGCCATAAAGGCGCGCATCGAGTATATGATAGCAAAATGA